A genomic segment from Desulfonatronum lacustre DSM 10312 encodes:
- a CDS encoding FG-GAP repeat domain-containing protein has protein sequence MRHFFRFLLMAVVLFTCATPPKAVLAEDALKRFAVLPFTVHGPDQYAYLGQGVQTMLTSRLKWAERFEDVDRPVITQVVPTTPASQEEAQTALDALGTDYLIFGSVTILGDQASLDAHVLDVQGNDFPYSAQVPLNDLIPALEGVAREINAQVFGRRQEQAAQPQAGQPTQAAGPSHPDLIYNEYGPERNPYHLNPEILYAGSADAPGRWRSQALPFASLGMAVGDADGNGKNEIFLLTDNKVLAYHVVDNRLMPLAEYAAPTRIQCLNINLLDINRDGSQEIIVSAILEEAPRSFILSFVDGRFTLLEDRIPLYMNVVRHPPDYRHVLIGQRQGRNRLFDSSVHEVLRMDGRLEPGTPLNLPKEANVFNFTFLPQDNDFKIVIADHRDKLRIFSATNSFQSVTEESYAGSALGLVTDDSMPGLGQLKDEEMRDYYYIPSRLVPFRLDRNSPWNLLVNRNISLSAQFFARYRYFPQGEIHSLFWDGINLNINWKTRRIRGTVVDYGLADVMNDGRTELFVLVNTHPGVTGFTQRRTVLLTYALDLDTVPDAGTTLDIGLE, from the coding sequence ATGCGTCATTTCTTTCGTTTTTTGCTGATGGCCGTTGTTTTGTTCACCTGCGCGACGCCGCCCAAGGCGGTCCTGGCCGAGGACGCGCTGAAGCGCTTCGCCGTGCTGCCCTTCACCGTGCACGGCCCGGACCAGTATGCCTACCTGGGGCAGGGCGTGCAGACCATGCTCACCTCACGGCTCAAGTGGGCCGAACGCTTTGAAGACGTGGACAGGCCCGTCATCACCCAGGTCGTTCCCACGACCCCGGCTTCCCAGGAAGAAGCCCAAACGGCGCTTGACGCCTTGGGCACGGACTATCTGATCTTCGGCAGCGTGACGATTCTCGGCGACCAAGCCAGTCTGGACGCTCATGTCCTGGACGTCCAGGGCAATGACTTTCCCTACTCCGCCCAGGTTCCTCTCAACGACCTGATTCCCGCGCTGGAAGGCGTGGCCCGGGAGATCAACGCCCAGGTCTTCGGCAGACGCCAGGAGCAGGCCGCCCAGCCCCAGGCGGGCCAACCAACCCAGGCCGCCGGGCCGAGCCATCCGGACCTGATCTACAACGAATACGGCCCGGAACGGAATCCCTACCACCTGAATCCGGAAATCCTGTACGCCGGCTCAGCGGATGCGCCAGGCCGCTGGCGCAGCCAGGCCCTGCCCTTCGCCTCCCTGGGCATGGCGGTCGGCGACGCCGACGGCAACGGCAAAAACGAGATATTCCTCCTCACGGACAACAAAGTCCTGGCCTACCACGTGGTGGACAACAGGCTGATGCCCCTGGCTGAATACGCCGCCCCAACCCGGATTCAGTGCCTGAACATCAACCTGTTGGACATCAACCGGGACGGTTCTCAGGAAATCATCGTCTCGGCGATTCTCGAAGAAGCTCCGCGCTCGTTCATCCTCAGCTTCGTCGACGGTCGCTTCACGCTCCTTGAAGACCGCATCCCCCTGTACATGAACGTGGTGCGCCATCCCCCGGACTACCGTCACGTCCTGATCGGACAGCGCCAGGGTCGCAATCGGCTCTTCGACTCCAGCGTGCACGAGGTGTTGCGTATGGACGGGCGTCTGGAACCGGGCACGCCTCTGAACCTGCCAAAGGAGGCCAACGTCTTTAATTTCACCTTTCTGCCCCAGGACAACGACTTCAAGATCGTCATCGCCGACCATCGCGACAAACTGCGAATCTTTTCGGCCACCAACAGCTTCCAGTCGGTCACCGAAGAGTCCTATGCAGGCTCGGCCCTCGGTCTGGTGACGGACGACTCCATGCCGGGCCTCGGCCAGCTCAAGGACGAGGAGATGCGGGACTACTACTACATTCCCTCGCGCTTGGTCCCGTTTCGTTTGGACCGAAACTCGCCCTGGAACCTGCTGGTCAACAGGAACATCTCTCTTTCGGCCCAGTTCTTCGCCCGCTACCGGTATTTCCCCCAGGGAGAAATCCACTCCCTGTTCTGGGACGGCATCAACCTGAACATCAACTGGAAGACCCGGCGCATTCGCGGCACGGTGGTGGATTACGGCCTGGCGGACGTGATGAACGACGGACGCACCGAACTTTTCGTCCTGGTGAACACCCACCCCGGAGTGACCGGGTTCACCCAACGCCGCACCGTGTTGCTGACCTACGCCCTGGACCTGGACACCGTGCCGGATGCCGGGACCACTCTGGACATCGGTCTGGAATAG
- a CDS encoding RsmB/NOP family class I SAM-dependent RNA methyltransferase: MPRSFRIVCRPEHVGLVEELLRAEGHVFAQEPFSPLARRLMEEPAPLGASAAAAFGLIYIQDRSSMLAPLLLHPPQGGTALDMCASPGSKTGLLAQLVGTSGMVLANEPNPRRLATLRQNLTALNLIQVATCGRPGQELPLPEASFTHIQLDPPCSGWGTVERNPRVLEMWPEHKLGPLVALQRELLRKAAALLAPGGRLLYSTCTTNPGENREQVRWAVEHLGLTPVPLHPLPGFDLSHALSHARPDAPSSALGEDDGCLHVHTEAGEGQGFFFAALTCSEARSAAPPASFEGGRRERSASLESAGRSHGGRGRKKDDASGTVIRPGEFRGLEGVAWEHLPPGELRDFNGRVVFLPERTLSHGLALPPSLGWRGFDLGRLTGGTLRLNPRLRLLLPEYRPGHGVNLDDARDLKKLLQGQSLDLPSGAATGLSGWAGGRVGLYWRGLPLGWATVKGGRCLWSPK; encoded by the coding sequence ATGCCGAGAAGTTTTCGCATCGTCTGCCGACCTGAGCACGTCGGGCTGGTGGAGGAACTGCTGCGGGCCGAAGGCCACGTCTTCGCCCAGGAGCCTTTTTCCCCTCTGGCACGCCGGCTGATGGAGGAACCGGCTCCGCTGGGAGCTTCCGCTGCCGCGGCTTTTGGTCTGATCTACATCCAGGACCGTTCCTCCATGCTCGCGCCGCTCTTGCTCCATCCGCCCCAAGGCGGCACTGCGCTGGACATGTGCGCCAGCCCGGGCAGCAAGACCGGTTTGTTGGCTCAACTTGTGGGCACCTCCGGCATGGTTCTGGCCAACGAGCCCAACCCGCGGCGGCTGGCGACGCTGCGCCAGAACTTGACGGCCCTGAACCTGATCCAGGTGGCCACCTGCGGCCGTCCCGGACAGGAATTGCCCTTGCCCGAAGCTTCGTTCACCCATATCCAGTTGGACCCTCCGTGCAGTGGATGGGGAACCGTGGAACGCAACCCCCGTGTTCTGGAAATGTGGCCGGAACACAAGCTCGGGCCGCTGGTCGCCCTGCAACGCGAGCTGTTGCGCAAGGCCGCCGCGCTGCTGGCTCCGGGCGGACGGCTGCTCTACTCCACCTGCACCACCAACCCGGGGGAGAACCGGGAGCAGGTCCGCTGGGCCGTGGAGCACCTCGGCCTGACGCCGGTCCCGCTGCATCCCCTGCCGGGCTTCGACCTGTCCCATGCCCTGTCCCATGCCCGGCCCGATGCCCCTTCAAGTGCTTTGGGCGAGGACGACGGCTGCCTGCACGTTCATACCGAGGCCGGCGAGGGACAGGGCTTTTTTTTCGCCGCCCTGACATGTTCCGAAGCCCGTTCCGCGGCTCCTCCGGCAAGCTTCGAAGGAGGGCGGCGGGAACGATCCGCTTCGCTGGAATCGGCCGGACGATCCCATGGTGGAAGGGGAAGGAAAAAGGACGACGCGTCCGGCACGGTGATCCGGCCCGGCGAGTTTCGCGGCTTGGAGGGCGTAGCCTGGGAGCATCTGCCTCCGGGAGAACTCCGGGACTTCAACGGTCGGGTGGTTTTTCTGCCGGAACGGACTTTGTCTCATGGCTTGGCCTTGCCGCCTTCCCTGGGGTGGCGGGGATTCGACCTGGGCCGGCTGACGGGCGGCACCTTGCGGCTCAACCCCCGGTTGCGGCTGCTGCTGCCGGAGTACCGGCCCGGTCATGGGGTGAACCTGGACGACGCGCGGGACCTGAAAAAACTGTTGCAAGGCCAGAGTCTGGATTTGCCCTCAGGAGCCGCGACCGGACTTTCTGGGTGGGCCGGGGGCCGGGTTGGGCTGTACTGGCGCGGTTTGCCCCTGGGCTGGGCCACGGTTAAGGGCGGGCGCTGTCTGTGGTCACCGAAGTGA
- a CDS encoding chloride channel protein produces the protein MSVPEPHIRKWTRFLHAAGRGGSARWVLLGLLAGLLSGLAAVVFFVSLEGLRHFFLVYLAGLDLPLPSGEVLFHGEPGTYRPWLVPILTASVGVLTGILVSRWISEPMSGGTDGTDAMIKAFHRQDGHMPVRTTLIKSATAVLTIASGGSAGREGPMAQLGGCFGSLLADRLGLSVKERRILLLSGAAGGLGAVFRAPLGGAITAVEVLYREDFEAEAILPALISSVTAYSLFTLFFGAVPMLETPDFRFQSAQELPFYIVLALVCALAGRAYLSTFFFIKRTVFEHIRQRAGLVWSMGLGGLLVGMLGVAFPPVLSDGYGWLEMAVLGQLSLVVMLAVFLGKTLATSITLGSGMSGGMFAPALFVGGMCGGVVGQVGHLLLPGVVTQPGGYVLVGMAAFFAGVANAAVGPLIMVCEITQSYGLLAPLMLASALCLVINRNVSLYEHQAENKFDSPAHREDATINVLEELRVQDHFRPGRVIILEEGTTWRVLMDVIANTSQFNFPVRGRDDRITGILSIQDVRTILYEQDLCDLLVVKDVARKPVLLRPEDSLYTALMAFVQADVDQIPVVRDESGDDAHHVLGLINREDVFQAYTQAIPEEKRRGCSLR, from the coding sequence ATGTCTGTTCCTGAACCGCACATTCGGAAATGGACCCGCTTCCTCCATGCCGCGGGTCGGGGCGGGTCGGCCCGGTGGGTGTTGCTGGGCCTGCTGGCCGGGCTGCTCTCCGGGTTGGCGGCGGTGGTGTTTTTCGTCAGCCTGGAGGGGCTGCGCCACTTTTTTTTGGTGTACCTGGCAGGCCTGGACCTGCCTTTGCCCTCGGGGGAGGTCCTTTTTCACGGCGAACCGGGAACGTATCGCCCCTGGCTGGTCCCCATTCTCACCGCATCCGTGGGCGTACTGACCGGAATCCTGGTCAGCCGCTGGATTTCCGAACCCATGTCCGGCGGCACGGACGGCACGGACGCCATGATCAAGGCGTTCCACCGCCAGGACGGCCACATGCCCGTGCGCACAACCCTGATCAAAAGCGCCACCGCGGTGCTGACCATCGCCAGCGGGGGCAGCGCCGGACGGGAAGGCCCCATGGCCCAACTCGGAGGCTGTTTCGGTTCCCTGCTGGCCGATCGCCTCGGCTTGAGCGTCAAGGAACGGCGGATTCTACTGCTTTCCGGGGCCGCCGGCGGGCTGGGCGCGGTTTTTCGGGCCCCCTTGGGCGGGGCGATCACCGCTGTGGAGGTCCTCTACCGGGAAGACTTCGAGGCTGAGGCCATCCTGCCGGCTCTGATCTCCTCGGTCACGGCCTACTCCCTGTTCACCCTGTTCTTCGGCGCCGTACCCATGCTGGAAACTCCGGACTTCCGCTTCCAGAGCGCTCAGGAACTGCCCTTTTACATCGTCCTGGCCCTGGTCTGCGCCCTGGCCGGACGGGCCTACCTCTCGACGTTTTTCTTCATCAAGCGCACTGTCTTCGAGCATATCCGGCAACGCGCCGGACTGGTCTGGTCCATGGGGCTGGGCGGGCTGCTGGTGGGCATGCTGGGGGTCGCCTTTCCGCCCGTGCTCAGCGACGGCTACGGCTGGCTGGAAATGGCCGTGCTGGGCCAGCTGTCCCTGGTGGTGATGCTGGCCGTATTTCTCGGCAAGACTCTGGCCACGTCCATCACCCTGGGCTCGGGCATGAGCGGCGGGATGTTCGCCCCGGCCCTGTTCGTGGGTGGGATGTGCGGCGGGGTGGTCGGGCAGGTCGGGCACTTGTTGCTCCCGGGCGTGGTCACCCAGCCCGGAGGGTACGTGCTGGTGGGCATGGCCGCGTTTTTCGCCGGAGTGGCCAACGCCGCGGTGGGCCCGCTGATCATGGTTTGCGAGATCACCCAGAGCTACGGCCTGCTGGCCCCGCTGATGCTGGCCTCGGCCCTGTGTCTGGTGATCAACCGCAACGTCTCGCTCTACGAGCACCAAGCCGAGAACAAGTTCGACTCCCCCGCGCACCGGGAGGACGCCACCATCAACGTCCTGGAGGAGCTGCGCGTTCAGGACCATTTCCGGCCCGGCCGGGTGATCATTCTGGAGGAGGGAACGACCTGGAGGGTCTTGATGGACGTCATCGCCAACACCAGCCAGTTCAACTTTCCGGTGCGCGGCCGCGACGACCGCATCACCGGCATCCTGTCCATCCAGGACGTGCGAACGATCCTTTATGAGCAGGATCTGTGCGATCTGCTGGTGGTCAAGGACGTGGCCCGCAAACCCGTGCTGCTCCGGCCCGAGGACTCTCTGTATACGGCCCTGATGGCCTTCGTGCAGGCGGATGTGGACCAGATTCCCGTGGTCCGGGACGAATCAGGAGACGACGCACATCACGTACTGGGCCTGATCAACCGCGAGGACGTCTTTCAGGCCTATACCCAGGCCATTCCGGAGGAAAAACGCCGTGGATGTTCACTTCGGTGA